TACTGGTATGCGCAATGCGGAGCTGCATTCCGGCGAGCTCGCCTTTGATGGTGTTAAGGGATCGACTTGGCAGCCGCGATTCTATCAATGCTGCCAAGTTCTTCTCGCTTCGATCGGCGCAACCCTTGCCGATTTCGTGGGTGATGACGAGGCCAGAGTTGCGAAGCAGTTGATAGAGGCAGCCGCCGACGATGGTGCGAAGGCCGTGAAGGGTGAGGTTGATGCCCACAAGAAGGTCTGGGAGGCAAAGGCGAAGGATGAGCGCGAGTCGCTTCGGGCCCAAGCGGAGGTATGGGCGTCGCGCCATAATGGTCATCGGGTTGCCTGCCCATCTTGTGCGTCAACTGCTTTGGTTGCCGGCGAGCCGGTTGCGCCGCCGAACCAAAAACTCGAAGAGGGAGAAATCATTGAAACCCAAGAGTATCTTCCAAATCAGTTCGAGTGCATTGCCTGTCGTCTTAAGATTTCTGGCTTGTCGCGACTTGCCGCCATAGGCCTGAGTGATCGCTACAAGAAGACGCAGATATACGATGCCGCCGAATATTATGCTCCTGAGGATAGTTGGTCTGCCTATGAAGAAGATAATAACGAGCCATGAGAACACGACGGGATCGCAGATCCCGGTCCCTCTGCAGGCTGGCGAGGTGTGCTTTGAGCGTCCGCAACGGCCCTCGTCGGCATTTTGTGCCGGTTTACGATCATGAGCAACGAGGCAGGATGCCAAGCTACATCAACGCCACATCAACCTGCGACTGCGGGATTCGCGCCTGTTTTGCGCATGAATCCGTGCCAATGCTGCTTGGTGCGGGGGTAAAAATTCCGTCAAATCAAAGGCTTGTTGCGTAAGCTATTGATATTGCTAAGTTATTGAAATTTCAGGATTATGGGCTCATAACCTGAAGGTCGCAGGTTCAAATCCTGTCCCCGCAACCACTGATAACGACAAACCCGTAGCATCCGCTGCGGGTTTTGTTGTTTTTGCAGCCTTTCCAATGGCTTGCCGCTCCGTCCAATTGAGGATCGCGCCCAGTTCACCGTGCAGTGTCGCGTAAATCTCGCCACGTTCCGGCCCCGGTGTGAGCGAAATCTTCTCGATCAACCCACGTAAAGTCTCTGCCGCTTCCTGGCGCTCTTCCTTGCGATTGAGCGCCTTCGTCAGGGCAGAAACCTTCTTCGCATAGATCGCCGAGGCGCTCGGCAGAATGTCCGGTGTGTCCTCTGGCGCGTCGGCCAACAGGGTGTTCAGTTCGGTTTTTCGCGCCTCCAGCGTGTCCATCTCAGCCTTCATGCTCTCATGGAACATGCCAGCCTTGATCGCCTCGATGATGCCGCGGATCTGCTTCTCGGTCTTGACCAGTTCTGCTTTCCAGGCATCACCGCTGGAGCGGCGTTCCCGGTTCAGCCGGTTGGTCTCTTCGGCATAAGCGCGCATCGCCTCCTCAACGATCTCAGGCGCCATCATGCGATCCTTCAGACCGGACAGCACGCGGGCTTCCAGTTCCTCACGCGGGATCGTGCGGCTGTTTGAACAGGCGCCCTTGCTGATGTGGTTCGAGCAGGCAAACCGATCAGCGCCGCGAAGCGAGTAGGGGCCTCCGCAGCAGCCACAGAAGACCAGGCCGGACAGAAGGGACTTCGGCCGACGTGTGCCGTTCAGGCGGTTCTTTTTGTGGTGCTTTCGCACGGCTTCGGTGACGTTGGCAAACTTCTCGGCGATCTCGTCCTGCCGGACACGAACGGACTGCCAGAGTTCGTCATCGACAATGCGCAGCTCCGGCACATCCTTGATGATCCATTCCGATTCCGGGTTCAGGCGTGAGACGCGCTTTCCGGTCGATGGATCTTTGATGTAGCGAAGCCGGTTCCAGATCAGACGACCGATATAAAGTTCATTATTCACCAGCCCCGTGCCGCGCTTCACATGGCCCCGGATGGTGGTGTCGCTCCAGAGCTTCCCAGCCGGACCACGGACACCTTCCTCGTTCAAGGTACGAGCGATGGTGCGCGGGCCGATGCCAGCGGCAAACTCGCGGAAGATGCGACGGACAACATTCGCCTCGGCTTCGTTGATTTCCCGGTCGCCGCGAATGGGATCACCGCGCGCATCGAGCTGCTTGACGACATTGTAGCCAAAGCACAGGCCGCCGCCTGACTTGCCGTCCTCGACGCGGCCACGGATGCCGCGATGGGTTTTGGCGGCAAGGTCTTTCAGGAACAGTGCGTTCATCGTGCCCTTGAGGCCGACATGAAGCTCGCTGATCTCGCCCTCGGACAGTGTGACAATCGGAACACCAGCAAACTTGAGGTGCTTGTAGAAGGTAGCGACATCAGCCTGGTCGCGGCTGATGCGATCCAGTGCCTCTGCCATCACAATGTCAAACTGGCCAGCTTGCGCATCCTGAAGGAGCGACTGGATGCCGGGGCGCAGGATCATGCTCGCGCCGGAGATGCCAGCATCCTTGTAGGTTCCGACGATCTTCCACTTCTCGCGCTTCGCCTGCTCGCGGCAGATACGCAACTGGTCCTCGATCGACGCCTCGCGCTGGTTGTCGGAAGAATATCGGGCATAGAGCGCAACGCGGGTCATATAGGCAGTCCTTTCAAGCTCCGTGTCGGGGGAGGTATCTTAATTCTGTTCAGGTTCGGAGGCGGCTTCGACGGCCTTGCCGCTGCGATGCGCGGCTGACAGCAGTTCGTCATATTGAGCGGCCGACATCAGCACAAACTCGCGCCGGCCATGTCGCGTGATCTCTACCGGCTCACGGTGAGACTCGTTCAGATACTGTCCGAACTTGCGCTGAAATTCGAGGGAGGTGGTGGTCGGCATCGCAGACTCCGGGAGAATAGGTCTGCGTAAATAATACGTGTTATACGTATAAATGCAAGGGGATTTGCAAGTCAGCTACGCCAGATGGCGTTGAGCTTTGCGTTCCGCTGCCAGTTTGCGCTCGAACTGCTCACGGGCGATCTGGCGACCGATCAGGCGAGCCAGCGACATCAAGGCAGCGTCTTTGCGCGCAGGATCGTGCCGGATCGTTTCCGGTCCGGTCGAGGCTGTAACCTCGATATTGATCCTGCTCCGCTTGACCGCCATCGTCTCCAAAATCCCGCGCCCGGAAAGGGGCTGGGGCAATGGAAGCGTGGAATGTCATTGCAGGGAAGGGCTCGGGTACCCGTGTGCGGTGAATAGGATGCCTTGGCGCGGAAAAGGGACGGGTTAGACACCGACAGTCTCGCCGTGTTCGATTCCGGATGCTCCGCTATTTGTATCTCTATGCCTCGCGAGCGGTGTTGCGTCTTGCACCGATGTGGTGCAAGGTGGTGCAAAGGCAAATCACATTAGAGCTGCTATGCAAAAGGCACCACATGTCCACGATGACAAGTCGGCCCATCGCCTGTCAGTCAGCCTGACAGCGGAGCAGCATAGGGAGCTAAACGAGATTGCCCGCAAGAATCGAGTATCAGTAGCATGGGTCGTCCGCGAAGCGGTTGACCGTCTCCTCAAGGAAGACATGCCTCTGCTTCATATGGGGAAAGAATGACTTCCGCTCGCACCACCAAACCCCGCGCTCCTAAGTCAAAGGTTGCCGCCTCTACAGTGTCACCGCGCGGTCGCTTTGCTGACCTAGACAAAGACAAGTTGCGAGGTGGGTACTACACGTCTGCACAGGTCGCAGCGTGGCTTTGTGAATGGGCGATCCAGTCTGCTGATGACACCGTACTGGAGCCGAGCTGCGGTGATGGCGCTTTCTTGGAAGCAGCCGCCCAGAGACTTTTGTCGTTGGGCGTGACACCTGCGAAGATTCCACATCACCTCACCGGTGTTGAGATCGTCACCGCAGAAGCGCGCGCGGCGACGGAACGCCTGCGCCCCGATCTCGGAAAAGCCGCGGACAAAATCGTTTGCAACTCGGATTTCTTCGGTTGGTGGCAGGGAACCGATCAACCCGCTTTCGACGTGATCGTGGGCAATCCTCCCTTTATTCGTTATCAGTCTTTCCCCGAACCGCACCGCGCCCGCGCCATGACGATCATGGGCGATCAGGGGCTGAAACCGAACCGTCTGACCAACATCTGGGTGCCGTTCGTCGTTGCGGCGACGGCCAGCCTAAAACCGGGTGGCCGCTTGGCGCTCGTCCTGCCGGCGGAAATTCTACAAGTCACCTATGCTGCTCAACTCCGGTCGTACCTGACAGATCATTTCGAGCGTATCGACGTTATCGCCTGCAACGAGCTGTTCTTTGAGAACGCTGAACAGGAGGTTGTGCTGCTGCTGGCAGATGGCGCACTGGCCGCAGCAACCGAAGACAACACCTGCCGGGTCGCGCTGACGGCGGCGGAGACGGTGGCCGACATCACCGACATCAGGCCCGCCCTGCTGCTCGATCGCGCCGAACCGAAGATCATGCGCCATGACAGTGAGAAGTGGCTGAAATACTTCCTAGACAACCGGCAGATTTCTTTCATGCGTGAGCTACGCGATGCGGAAATCACCTCCTCCATGTCCGCACACGCAAGTATCGACGTGGGTGTGGTCACGGGTAAGAATGAGTTTTTTGTACTTTCAACTGATCAGGTCAAAGACTTCGGTCTTGAAGGCTACACGACACCTTTAGTGTCGCGTTCCGTACAGCTCAAAGGAAGCCAGCTGGGCAAGGCCGATTGGAGATCCCTTGCCGCCGATGGAAACCGCGTGCATCTGCTCAATATCAGCGCGGCACAGGCCAGCGAATTGAGTGCGAAGCTACGGCAATACATTGAGGATGGCGAACGGAAGGAGTTCCACAAGGGATACAAGTGCTCAATCCGCAAACCGTGGTATCTGGTGCCTTCTGTTTGGGTGCCGGATGGCTTTGCCTTCCGGCAAATTTATGACTTTCCGCGCATGGTGTTGAATGCTTCAGGGGCGACCTCCACCGACACAATCCACCGGATGCGCAGCCATGGTGCGAAGCCGGAGCGGGTGATCGCCAATACCTATACATGGCTTACAGCCGCTTCGGCCGAGATCGAGGGGCGTAGCTATGGCGGCGGCGTATTGGAGCTGGAACCGACCGAAGCCGAGCGGCTATTGATGCCGACGAAGCTCAACGGCGCCATGCCGCTTAAAGACGTCGATCAACTTGTCCGCGCCGGACGTTTGGACGCGGTGCTTGAGGAAAACGCGCAAATTATCTTACGCGAGCATATGGGCCTGAGCGCCGCAGACTGCGACCTTCTGAAAAGCGTTTGGACACAGATGAGGGACCGTCGCAATTCGCGCCGGCGCGGTACGCGGAAACAGGCGACATGACTAGTCCAGACCTGAAGGCAGCCGCGCGTGCTCGGGTCGGCGAGCTGGTTCAGAGCTTCAGGCGCAACGAAGCAGACTATCTGCGCGCTGTCTATAACGAGACGCAGGCCCGCACCGACTTCATCACGCCATTACTCGCGGCGTTCGGATGGGACGTGCACAATGCAGCTGGCCAGCCTCTTGGCCTGCGGGAAGTAATTGAAGAGGCCACGGTTGAGGTTGGCGAAGAGCGGCTCTCCAAGAAGCCGGACTATGAACTGCGCCTTGCTCGCCAACGCAAGCTTTTCGTCGAAGCCAAAAAGCCGAGCATCCATATCGACCGCAACCGGGACGCGGCGTTTCAGACGCGGCGTTACGGATATTCCGCCAGCCTGCCGATCGCGGTGCTGACCAACTTCCATCAACTTGCGGTTTATGACTGTAAGCCCAAGCCCGACCTGGCCGACGAAGCGAATGTCGCGCGCATTCTGCTGGTGCGCTACGACGAGTTCGAGGCTCGCTTTGACGAGCTGTGGCCGCTGCTCTCCCGCGCGGCGGTCTACTCGGGTGATTTCGACCGGCGTTTCTCTGTTGATGTGACGCGCCATGGGGCGGAACAGTTCGACGATTTCTTCCTCCGGCAAGTGCGTTCCTGGCGCGAACGGCTGGCGCAGGACATTCACCGCAACACGCCCGGCCTCTTGCCGGAAGAGCTTACGTATGCGGTGCAGCTTTTTCTTTTGCGGATCGTATTCCTGCGTATCTGTGAAGATCGCGACATTGAACGCTATGAAACCCTACGCGACCTCGCCGCCGGTGACGGCAGTTTCAATGCCTTACTGGCGGAGCTGCGGCGAGCGGATGCCTTCTATGATTCCGGCCTGTTCCGGCTTCTCGACGACGCCCGGTTAGGCGTCCGCATCAGCGATGATGTGCTGAGTGGGATCATTAACGAGTTATATTATCCGCAGAGCCCATACACCTTCGCCGTCGTCGAAACCGAAGTGCTTGGTGAAATTTACGAGCAGTTCCTGGGCGAGATCATCACGATCGACGCTGCCGGCGCAGTCGATATCACCAGCAAGCCGGAAGTCCGGGAAAGCGGCGGCGTGGTGCCGACGCCCCGTTATATCGTTGATGCCATCGTTCAGCGCACGCTTGGTCCGCATCTCGCCGGCAAGGCCCCGACCGATCTCGCGGTCTTCACGGTTGCCGACATTTGCTGTGGCTCCGGCATCTTCCTGCTCTCGGTGTTCGAGTTCCTGAACGACCATTATCTGGCTTGGTATCAGGCCAACGACCGCGCGGCGCATGTCGGACGGACGATCTACGAAGCCGGGGCAGGACTGTGGCGGCTCACCTTCGAGGAAAAGCGCCGCATTCTGCTGGCCCATGTCCGAGGCGTGGACATTGATGCAAATGCCGTAGAGGTGGCCCGATTCAGCCTCCTTCTGAAGCTGATCGAGGACGAAGGCGCGGCCGGCTTGCGCGATTACGTCGAGCGCACCGGCACGCCGGCCCTGCCGGAGCTGGAAGGAACGCTGCGGGCGGGCAACAGCCTAGTCAGTCAAGCGGAATGGACGGCCGCGCGGGGAGCTCTGCCCGCCCGGCTGCTGGAGAAGGTCAATCCGTTCTCGTGGGCCGACGAGTTCCCCGTCGAAACTGCACGTGACGGATTCGACGTGATCGTAGGGAACCCGCCCTATATCCGCATCCAAAACATGCAGGCGTATTCCCCGGAAGAGGCCGCTTTCTATCAGAACGCGGCCTCGCCCTACACGACGGCGCGGCAGGACAATTTCGACAAGTATGCGCTGTTTATAGAGCGGTCCTTGTCTCTTGTCCGGCCGGATGGGCGGCTTGGCTTCATCATCCCGCACAAGTTCATGACGATTCATGCTGGGCGGGCGCTCCGCCGCCTGGTGACGGCCGGTCACGTCCTTGAGGAAATAGTGCATTTCGGCGTGCAGCAGGTCTTCGGGCGGCAGGCGGCTAATTACACCTGCCTGCTAATCCTCGACCGGCAGGGCAAGGCTGATGTGACGGTGGAGCGTGTCGACGCTCTGGAGCCGTGGCGCTACGGGACGCCCGGTCCCAGGAATGTGCTGCCGGCGGAAGAGCTGACGGATGATCCTTGGCAGTTCGCGGACGACGACACGCGCGCGCTATTTGCGCGTGTGCGGGCGGCCTGCGGCCGCGAGCTGGGGAATGCGGCGGAAATCTTCGTAGGCGTCCAGACCAGCGCCGACCCGATCTATATTTACCGCGCGGTGGCTGAGACGGCCGACACAGTGACGCTACGGTGGGACGGCCGGGATTGGCCGATCGAGCGCGGCATTCTCCGGCCCTGCCTGCATGATGCTAGGCTCCACCCCTACACGCGTGCCGAAGCGAACGCATGGATGATCTTCCCCTATGAGATCGGCCACAACGGCACTCGCACCATGGCCCGGTTGATCCAGCCGGCAGACATGGCACGGCTTTTTCCGGTATGCTTCGCATATCTGACGGCCCGACAAGCCGAGCTGGAACGCCGCAATGTCGTCGGCGGCACCGCCGCTGATCGGCAATTCTACCAATTTGGCCGCTCCCAAAGCCTGACAAAGTTCGACAGCCCGAAGATCATCCTGCCCATTCTCTCGCTCGAAGCCCGATATGCTTACGACGAGAGTAACATCATGATGACTGGCGGCGGGAACGGCCCGTATTACCTGATCCGTCCACAGGACGGCGCACCGGAAAGCAATTTCTTCCTACTGGCGGTGCTGCATCATCCCCTGAGCGAAGCGATGGTCAGGACGCATACAAGCCCCTTCCGGGGCGGTTACTATTCTCACGGCAAGCAGTTCATCGAGCATCTGCCGATTCCGCCGGCGACTCCGATTCAGCGCACCGAGATTGAAACGCTGGTTCTCCAGTTGATCGACGCCAACGATGCCGTGCTAGCGGCGCGAACGCCCCGCCAAAAAACGATTTACGAGCGCAATGCGACCGCATTACGCGAGCAGATTGAAGACCGTGTCAGCACATTGTATGGACTGTCTGCCGCAGATGTTATCCTAGCGAAAGCAGTTCCGATCCCTGCGTGAATTTTACTTCTGCAACTTGTTGAACAGGGAGGACTGCCCATGAGCTCCCAGCCCATTTCAAGTATTTCGTGTCGCTCTCAGTTCAGTCCACTCCTGCTGCTTCCGCGACCTGTGGATTCGGCGGCAAGGGGACGACATTATCTTCTCCAAACAAATCAGTGATTTTCATCATCGCAGCGGGGCTCACGAGTTGAGTAAAAAGCAAAGCTAGGCGCACCTTGGGGCGTGAACATGCAACATAGAACAAATTCCGATTGTTCTCGAAGAACTCCTGTTTGTCAGCAGGAGGCGCTGCATCCATCCATTCTAGGGTCTGTACAAAGTTGTATTTGTTCCAGCCACGTCCCACGATCACCAGAACATTCTCGAACTCCGCGCCCTTCACGCCGTGCTTCGTAGCAAATGGCGTGTGCCCGTCGATGAAACGATCCAACGCTATCAATTCCGTATAGTGAACCGTCCGTAGCTTTCTAAGCTGGGTGATCCGGCGGGATTCCCCTTCTACGGGTTCATCTCCGACTTCAGCGAGCTTCGCTTCGCGTTGTTCCACAGCGGCCGGCAGCCGCATGTGCGGCTGGGCGGCGATGAAGTCGATTATCTCGCCAATCGTTCCAGTCTGCCGCAACGCAATGAGGACGTTCATACCATTGGTCCAGGCGATCTTGTCTTCATGACGACGGATGCGCGGCATGCCAGACCCGAATGCCTCGAACATTTCCCCATACCGGTTGGCCTCGAACGCAGCGCAGGCGGGTTCCAGCTGGTCCGCAAGAAACTTGATGTGAGGATCATCCTTCTTCAACCAAGGATCGTTGAACTGGCCATAAATGCTCCGAATGTTCTCGTATCCTTGCTCCCGAGCAAGGATACTGTGGCTGAGCATCAGTATTTTTGTTTTCTCTACCGATAGATCCCAGCCCTCCGCTGCCAGCCGATCCTTCACATGCTGAAAGTAAGCACGAGCTGCCTCGGGACTGGTATCATCTTTCCAGTGGCCGCCTCCCTGTCCGGTTCGTCGCTGCCCCGCCCAGTTATTTGTATGAAATACACGGGTCTCACCCTGTGCAGCGGGATCGCTAACCATCTGCGGCAAGTCTGGACGCATACGGTTGAGGACCTGCACAATCGCATCGACGGACCGGAAGTTCGCTTGCTTGTCTATAACCTCCAGTGCCTGGTGTTCCACCAGCCCACATCCCTCGCCGTAAATCTTCTGCCAGTGGTCCCCGAAAAGACCAATCAAGGGGCCTTCACCTCGATCAAGAAACCACTCTTTCAACGCATCAACGAATCCGGCATCCGTGTCCTGATATTCGTCGATAAGCAGAATGGGATATCGTGAAGTCAGAACCCGACGAAACTTGGGGCGACTCATCGCCTGATTCATCAGCGACAATACATCTTCATGGCGAAGTGAAACCTGATCGTCTGTCACGCCGGGGTAGCCAAGTTCATAATGAATACGACGATGACCGACGCCGCCGGCTTCCGCAAGCCGCTCTTCCCATGTCGGCAACCCGGGAACCAGTTCACGAAGCGTAGGCTGAAAATCCTGAAGGACTGACCAGCAAAAACCGTGCACGGTTTCGGGTCTCACCGCAGGGTGCGCGTTCGTTCTGGCAATGATCTCGTCCTTGGCGACGTTGGTGTAGGTGATGCAGCCGATCTGTTGGCGCTGCCGCAGCAACGCGGAGCCTTGCTTTTCAATCAATCTGCGAAGTGCTCTCTCAAGAGAATAGGTTTTCCCAGCTCCGGCGCCCGCCTCTAGACGAAAGCTGCGTCCTTCATCCAGGCAAGCGAACATGCGTTCCAGAGCAATGCGACCAGCGGCATCTGCGGGGCTTTCTTGTCCCTCAGCCATGTTCGCCTCCCTGGATCGGGGCGATCTCGACCCCGGCAGCTTCGGCGAGAATTTCGACCGCTACGGCCCCCGGGGGAGGCACAGGGGCGGGATTACCCTGTGCCAACCATCTCAAACCTTCAGAGATGTAACGGGGAACACTCCACTCGGTGTTTGTGATCGCGTATTGCAGAGCAAAGGCGGACTTTTTCTGTTCCGCAGCGAGGTCATACGCCGCCGTTGCAACATCTTCCTCTCCAAGCGCGAAAAGGCCAGGGTTCGCGATTATGAACGCGTCTTCGAAGCTCCGCCCGCACGCTCCACCATCCTGCTCTGGAATCTGGTACGCGATGCGCCTGCCATTGGTAATCTTCTCGTCTGGTGTTTTGATGAGCAAGGCTGCCGGAGATATATCGGCACCGTACAATGCTTTTAGGCAACCGTTGCTCGTGAATTGTCCTTGGGC
This sequence is a window from Paracoccus aerodenitrificans. Protein-coding genes within it:
- a CDS encoding Eco57I restriction-modification methylase domain-containing protein; translated protein: MTSPDLKAAARARVGELVQSFRRNEADYLRAVYNETQARTDFITPLLAAFGWDVHNAAGQPLGLREVIEEATVEVGEERLSKKPDYELRLARQRKLFVEAKKPSIHIDRNRDAAFQTRRYGYSASLPIAVLTNFHQLAVYDCKPKPDLADEANVARILLVRYDEFEARFDELWPLLSRAAVYSGDFDRRFSVDVTRHGAEQFDDFFLRQVRSWRERLAQDIHRNTPGLLPEELTYAVQLFLLRIVFLRICEDRDIERYETLRDLAAGDGSFNALLAELRRADAFYDSGLFRLLDDARLGVRISDDVLSGIINELYYPQSPYTFAVVETEVLGEIYEQFLGEIITIDAAGAVDITSKPEVRESGGVVPTPRYIVDAIVQRTLGPHLAGKAPTDLAVFTVADICCGSGIFLLSVFEFLNDHYLAWYQANDRAAHVGRTIYEAGAGLWRLTFEEKRRILLAHVRGVDIDANAVEVARFSLLLKLIEDEGAAGLRDYVERTGTPALPELEGTLRAGNSLVSQAEWTAARGALPARLLEKVNPFSWADEFPVETARDGFDVIVGNPPYIRIQNMQAYSPEEAAFYQNAASPYTTARQDNFDKYALFIERSLSLVRPDGRLGFIIPHKFMTIHAGRALRRLVTAGHVLEEIVHFGVQQVFGRQAANYTCLLILDRQGKADVTVERVDALEPWRYGTPGPRNVLPAEELTDDPWQFADDDTRALFARVRAACGRELGNAAEIFVGVQTSADPIYIYRAVAETADTVTLRWDGRDWPIERGILRPCLHDARLHPYTRAEANAWMIFPYEIGHNGTRTMARLIQPADMARLFPVCFAYLTARQAELERRNVVGGTAADRQFYQFGRSQSLTKFDSPKIILPILSLEARYAYDESNIMMTGGGNGPYYLIRPQDGAPESNFFLLAVLHHPLSEAMVRTHTSPFRGGYYSHGKQFIEHLPIPPATPIQRTEIETLVLQLIDANDAVLAARTPRQKTIYERNATALREQIEDRVSTLYGLSAADVILAKAVPIPA
- a CDS encoding Eco57I restriction-modification methylase domain-containing protein; its protein translation is MTSARTTKPRAPKSKVAASTVSPRGRFADLDKDKLRGGYYTSAQVAAWLCEWAIQSADDTVLEPSCGDGAFLEAAAQRLLSLGVTPAKIPHHLTGVEIVTAEARAATERLRPDLGKAADKIVCNSDFFGWWQGTDQPAFDVIVGNPPFIRYQSFPEPHRARAMTIMGDQGLKPNRLTNIWVPFVVAATASLKPGGRLALVLPAEILQVTYAAQLRSYLTDHFERIDVIACNELFFENAEQEVVLLLADGALAAATEDNTCRVALTAAETVADITDIRPALLLDRAEPKIMRHDSEKWLKYFLDNRQISFMRELRDAEITSSMSAHASIDVGVVTGKNEFFVLSTDQVKDFGLEGYTTPLVSRSVQLKGSQLGKADWRSLAADGNRVHLLNISAAQASELSAKLRQYIEDGERKEFHKGYKCSIRKPWYLVPSVWVPDGFAFRQIYDFPRMVLNASGATSTDTIHRMRSHGAKPERVIANTYTWLTAASAEIEGRSYGGGVLELEPTEAERLLMPTKLNGAMPLKDVDQLVRAGRLDAVLEENAQIILREHMGLSAADCDLLKSVWTQMRDRRNSRRRGTRKQAT
- a CDS encoding UvrD-helicase domain-containing protein, producing the protein MAEGQESPADAAGRIALERMFACLDEGRSFRLEAGAGAGKTYSLERALRRLIEKQGSALLRQRQQIGCITYTNVAKDEIIARTNAHPAVRPETVHGFCWSVLQDFQPTLRELVPGLPTWEERLAEAGGVGHRRIHYELGYPGVTDDQVSLRHEDVLSLMNQAMSRPKFRRVLTSRYPILLIDEYQDTDAGFVDALKEWFLDRGEGPLIGLFGDHWQKIYGEGCGLVEHQALEVIDKQANFRSVDAIVQVLNRMRPDLPQMVSDPAAQGETRVFHTNNWAGQRRTGQGGGHWKDDTSPEAARAYFQHVKDRLAAEGWDLSVEKTKILMLSHSILAREQGYENIRSIYGQFNDPWLKKDDPHIKFLADQLEPACAAFEANRYGEMFEAFGSGMPRIRRHEDKIAWTNGMNVLIALRQTGTIGEIIDFIAAQPHMRLPAAVEQREAKLAEVGDEPVEGESRRITQLRKLRTVHYTELIALDRFIDGHTPFATKHGVKGAEFENVLVIVGRGWNKYNFVQTLEWMDAAPPADKQEFFENNRNLFYVACSRPKVRLALLFTQLVSPAAMMKITDLFGEDNVVPLPPNPQVAEAAGVD
- a CDS encoding type II toxin-antitoxin system prevent-host-death family antitoxin, producing the protein MPTTTSLEFQRKFGQYLNESHREPVEITRHGRREFVLMSAAQYDELLSAAHRSGKAVEAASEPEQN
- a CDS encoding CopG family transcriptional regulator, which produces MQKAPHVHDDKSAHRLSVSLTAEQHRELNEIARKNRVSVAWVVREAVDRLLKEDMPLLHMGKE
- a CDS encoding recombinase family protein, with amino-acid sequence MTRVALYARYSSDNQREASIEDQLRICREQAKREKWKIVGTYKDAGISGASMILRPGIQSLLQDAQAGQFDIVMAEALDRISRDQADVATFYKHLKFAGVPIVTLSEGEISELHVGLKGTMNALFLKDLAAKTHRGIRGRVEDGKSGGGLCFGYNVVKQLDARGDPIRGDREINEAEANVVRRIFREFAAGIGPRTIARTLNEEGVRGPAGKLWSDTTIRGHVKRGTGLVNNELYIGRLIWNRLRYIKDPSTGKRVSRLNPESEWIIKDVPELRIVDDELWQSVRVRQDEIAEKFANVTEAVRKHHKKNRLNGTRRPKSLLSGLVFCGCCGGPYSLRGADRFACSNHISKGACSNSRTIPREELEARVLSGLKDRMMAPEIVEEAMRAYAEETNRLNRERRSSGDAWKAELVKTEKQIRGIIEAIKAGMFHESMKAEMDTLEARKTELNTLLADAPEDTPDILPSASAIYAKKVSALTKALNRKEERQEAAETLRGLIEKISLTPGPERGEIYATLHGELGAILNWTERQAIGKAAKTTKPAADATGLSLSVVAGTGFEPATFRL